A section of the Capra hircus breed San Clemente chromosome 23, ASM170441v1, whole genome shotgun sequence genome encodes:
- the LOC102186760 gene encoding olfactory receptor 2H2-like has product MVTICNDSHSDFILLGFSDKPYLEKTLFWVILIFYCLTITGNLVIILISLKDPKLHSPMYYFLSNLSLLDICFTSSCVPQMLVNFWGPEKTISYTGCAIQLYVFLWLGATECILLVIMAVDRCVAVCHPLQYTTIMHPKLCLQLAVLAWGTGLIQSLIQSPATLRLPFCSHQRVDDIVCEVPALIQVSSADTIHNEIQMSIASIILLVLPLIIILCSYIAIAKAVLRIKLTSGKKKAFGTCTSHLLVVSLFYGTVTAVYLQPKSRYAHEQGKFLTLFYTVVTPTLNPLIYTLRNKEVKGALIRLGRRTWDIWNN; this is encoded by the coding sequence ATGGTCACAATTTGTAATGACAGCCATAGTGATTTCATCCTCCTGGGCTTCTCTGACAAGCCATATTTGGAGAAGACACTTTTCTGGGTGATTCTCATCTTTTATTGCTTGACTATTACAGGAAATTTGGTCATAATTCTTATCTCCTTGAAGGATCCAAAACTCCACAGCCCGATGTATTACTTTCTTTCCAACCTATCTCTGCTAGATATCTGTTTTACCAGCAGCTGTGTTCCACAGATGTTGGTTAATTTCTGGGGTCCAGAGAAGACCATCAGCTACACTGGCTGTGCCATTCAACTCTATGTCTTCCTGTGGCTTGGGGCCACTGAATGTATCCTTCTTGTCATCATGGCTGTGGACCGCTGTGTGGCAGTGTGTCATCCACTGCAATATACCACTATCATGCACCCAAAACTTTGTCTACAGCTGGCTGTCTtagcatgggggactggcctgaTTCAGTCTCTGATTCAGTCTCCTGCTACCCTCCGGTTACCCTTCTGCTCCCACCAGAGGGTGGATGACATAGTGTGTGAAGTTCCAGCCCTCATTCAGGTCTCTAGTGCAGACACCATCCATAATGAAATCCAGATGTCCATAGCCAGTATTATTCTCCTGGTGCTGCCCTTGATTATTATCCTTTGCTCTTACATTGCTATTGCTAAAGCTGTGCTGAGAATAAAGTTAACTTCAGGCAAGAAGAAAGCATTTGGCACCTGCACGTCTCATCTTCTTGTAGTGTCCCTCTTCTATGGCACTGTCACAGCTGTTTATCTTCAACCCAAGAGTCGCTATGCTCATGAACAGGGCAAGTTTCTCACCCTTTTCTACACTGTTGTAACCCCGACTCTTAACCCGCTCATCTACACTCTAAGGAACAAGGAGGTAAAGGGGGCACTAATAAGACTAGGGAGGAGGACCTGGGATATTTGGAATAACTAA